GATTAATGCGACAAAAATAAGTAAGGCACCCGCCAAGCTACTTACACAGAAGTATAAAATACGTTGGTTGGTATCCATATTGAAGAGTTCATTTGCCAAGATGTAACGCATGAAAAACCATTGAGCAAGTGAAAATACAATAAGTACAATTGCATGTCGACGTACATCAGGACGCATTGCCATAAGACTGACCTCTCAATAAAAAGCAGCCTATTATGCCACTAGAGGACATGTTAGCAAAGTAAAACTCGAATATAAAAAACCCTGCATGAAGCAGGGTTTTATTTAACTCATAAACTCAAGGTTTATTTTTCTTCAGCTTTTGGCTTTTCGCGTAAACGAATACCTAAGTCACGCAATTGATTTGCTTCAACTGGTGCAGGTGCTTGTGTTAATGGACATTCAGCTGTCTTGGTTTTCGGGAATGCAATTACATCACGAATAGAAGAAGCACCTGTCATTAACATGATCAAGCGGTCAAGACCAAATGCCAAACCACCGTGCGGAGGCGCACCATAACGTAATGCATTCAATAAGAAGCTGAATTTCTCTTCTGCTTCTTCTTCACCAATACCTAAAGCTTCAAAAATTGCTTTTTGCATTTCTAAAGTATAGATACGAAGTGAACCACCACCGATTTCAGTACCGTTCAGTACCATATCGTATGCAACAGAAAGGGCTTCACCTGGATTGCTCTTCACTTCTTCAACACTTGATTTTGGTAGTGTGAATGGGTGGTGAACAGAAGTCCATTTGCCATCATCAGTTTCTTCGAACATTGGGAAGTCAACAACCCAAAGTGGCGCCCACTCACAAGTTGTCAGCTTCAAGTCATGACCGATTTTCACACGAAGTGCGCCCATCGCATCATTTACAACTTTGGCTTTATCCGCACCAAAGAACACGATGTCTCCATTTTCAGCACCAACACGTTTTAATAGATCAAGCACGATTGGCTCGATGAATTTTACGATTGGAGATTGAAGACCTTCGATGCCTTTTTCAAGTTCGTTGACTTTGATGTAAGCCAATCCTTTCGCACCGTAAATGCCTACGAATTTAGTGTATTCATCAATCGCACTACGTGGTAATGAACCAGCACCAGGAACACGTAAAGCAACGATACGGCCTTTAGGATCTTTTGCAGGACCAGCGAATACTTTGAACTCAACGTCTTGCATTAAGTCTGCAACGTCAACAAGTTTCAATGGAATACGCATATCTGGTTTGTCAGATGCATAGTCGCGCATTGCGTCAGCGTAAGTCATACGTTCAAATTTATCGAATTTTACATTCAATAATTCGTTGAACATTTTAACTGTTAAGCCTTCCATTAAATCCATGATGTCATCGTCACTCATGAACGATGTTTCAACGTCGATTTGGGTGAATTCAGGCTGACGATCCGCACGTAAATCTTCGTCACGGAAACATTTCGCAATTTGGTAATAACGGTCGATACCACCCACCATCAACAACTGTTTGAACAATTGTGGTGATTGTGGAAGCGCGTAGAAGCTACCATTTGAAACACGGCTTGGCACTAAATAGTCACGTGCACCTTCTGGTGTCGCACGTGTCAAGATTGGGGTTTCAACGTCTAAGAAACCATGATCTTCAAAATAGTTACGGATCAAGTTGGTCACTTTAGAGCGGAAACGTAAGCGCTCTAACATTTCTGGACGACGGATGTCCAAGAAACGGTATTTCAAACGAATTTCTTCAGAAATATTGGTGTTTTCGTCATTTAATGGGAATGGCGGAGTATCAGAAGCTGCAAGAACTTCGATCTCTTTACCTAAAACTTCAATCTGACCACTCACCATGTTGGCATTTTCAGTACCTTCATAGCGACGACGAACACGACCTGTAATTTTTAATACAAATTCTGAACGTGCTTTATCTGCTGTTGCGAATGCTTCAGGTGTATCTGGATCGATCACCACCTGTACGAGACCATCACGGTCACGCATATCAAGGAAAATCACACCGCCATGGTCACGGCGACGGTGAACCCATCCGCATAAAGTCACGGTTTGATCGATTTGGGCTTCTGTTAAAGAGCCACAGTAATGAGTGCGCATCATATTGAATTATTTATCCAAACTATATTGGCTGTAGAAGGTGAATGCGTAAACAGCGCAGCACCAATGAAGGGGAGATTATGCCTTGTTGAACGTCTAGTCTCAAGTCTTAATGTTTTCAAGCGAATTTTAAACAGACGCTTTTTGTTAAAATGATTTTAGATGGTGTTTACGATCCAAAAATAAGAATAAGAGACAAGCTATAGTAAAGACTGTTAAGCCAGCTTGTGTAAACTCATTAATTGATTTACCAATAAAAAAATAGCGTTCACTGTTCCAAAGTTCAGCACTGATATGGCGGCTATAGTCTAAAACTGAGAACAGCCCATAAAGGATAGAAAGGATAATACTGATCAACACAAATCCTTTGAGTTTAGCTGGAACGGGATCGTGATGTTGATGGGCTTTATAATAATGCCAGCACATTCTTATGAGGAACGGCAAAGCAATAATGGATGACCCGATCTGTAATATAAAATGTAATGGATAACTAAATCCTAATAATAAAATGTTCTGAGCTAGAATTTCTTTAAAAGCAAACGTTCGGAAATCGAGATGGGTGAGTCCATCCCAAATCAAATGCGTGCTGATCCCCAGTATCAGTGCTAGACAATTGAGAAAGCTGAAAGAAATGAAATCATCCAGTGAGTGAATATTTAAAGGGTGTCTGATTTCAAGACAGCGATAGGTCACAGGACGATAGATTAAATACCACAAGAGGCAAAAAAATAATCCAATGGGTAGATTCGGAAATAAGATGCCTGACCACTGGTGGGTT
This genomic stretch from Acinetobacter sp. C32I harbors:
- a CDS encoding DUF4184 family protein → MPFTLSHAVLAPPLSKLSQGHLPVAALAIGCMTPDLYRLFTQENIALTHQWSGILFPNLPIGLFFCLLWYLIYRPVTYRCLEIRHPLNIHSLDDFISFSFLNCLALILGISTHLIWDGLTHLDFRTFAFKEILAQNILLLGFSYPLHFILQIGSSIIALPFLIRMCWHYYKAHQHHDPVPAKLKGFVLISIILSILYGLFSVLDYSRHISAELWNSERYFFIGKSINEFTQAGLTVFTIACLLFLFLDRKHHLKSF
- the aspS gene encoding aspartate--tRNA ligase, giving the protein MMRTHYCGSLTEAQIDQTVTLCGWVHRRRDHGGVIFLDMRDRDGLVQVVIDPDTPEAFATADKARSEFVLKITGRVRRRYEGTENANMVSGQIEVLGKEIEVLAASDTPPFPLNDENTNISEEIRLKYRFLDIRRPEMLERLRFRSKVTNLIRNYFEDHGFLDVETPILTRATPEGARDYLVPSRVSNGSFYALPQSPQLFKQLLMVGGIDRYYQIAKCFRDEDLRADRQPEFTQIDVETSFMSDDDIMDLMEGLTVKMFNELLNVKFDKFERMTYADAMRDYASDKPDMRIPLKLVDVADLMQDVEFKVFAGPAKDPKGRIVALRVPGAGSLPRSAIDEYTKFVGIYGAKGLAYIKVNELEKGIEGLQSPIVKFIEPIVLDLLKRVGAENGDIVFFGADKAKVVNDAMGALRVKIGHDLKLTTCEWAPLWVVDFPMFEETDDGKWTSVHHPFTLPKSSVEEVKSNPGEALSVAYDMVLNGTEIGGGSLRIYTLEMQKAIFEALGIGEEEAEEKFSFLLNALRYGAPPHGGLAFGLDRLIMLMTGASSIRDVIAFPKTKTAECPLTQAPAPVEANQLRDLGIRLREKPKAEEK